A region from the Aegilops tauschii subsp. strangulata cultivar AL8/78 chromosome 5, Aet v6.0, whole genome shotgun sequence genome encodes:
- the LOC120964060 gene encoding uncharacterized protein isoform X4 yields MVKGPATSSSRSPGVVSGFGRRLQLRWPPQQQRRGTGTSWVGKHHHHGRLHPLQATGPAAAMDGEANHAQQQQQIKEVGVVEPETEPPGSSLSLFLIDACVGSFSTHGRCPPAPWTTPMGGTFPHADDDIIESNLNLDTRPTLP; encoded by the exons ATGGTCAAGGGTCCCGCGACAAGCAGCAGCAGGTCACCGGGCGTCGTCTCGGGTTTCGGGCGTCGGCTCCAACTCCGGTGGCCACCT CAGCAGCAGAGGAGAGGTACGGGGACGAGTTGGGTGGGGAAGCACCATCACCATGGACGGCTTCATCCCCTACAGGCTACAGGACCAGCAGCAGCCATGGATGGAGAGGCCAACCACgcccagcagcagcagcagatcaaG GAGGTTGGCGTTGTAGAACCTGAAACTGAACCTCCCGGAagttctctctctctttttctgATTGATGCATGTGTGGGTTCCTTCTCAACCCATGG CAGGTGCCCTCCAGCTCCATGGACGACACCGATGGGCGGGACATTCCCCCACGCCGACGACGACATCATCGAGTCCAACCTCAACCTCGACACACGTCCAACCCTACCATGA
- the LOC120964060 gene encoding uncharacterized protein isoform X3, which yields MVKGPATSSSRSPGVVSGFGRRLQLRWPPQQQRRGTGTSWVGKHHHHGRLHPLQATGPAAAMDGEANHAQQQQQIKVKEVGVVEPETEPPGSSLSLFLIDACVGSFSTHGCPPAPWTTPMGGTFPHADDDIIESNLNLDTRPTLP from the exons ATGGTCAAGGGTCCCGCGACAAGCAGCAGCAGGTCACCGGGCGTCGTCTCGGGTTTCGGGCGTCGGCTCCAACTCCGGTGGCCACCT CAGCAGCAGAGGAGAGGTACGGGGACGAGTTGGGTGGGGAAGCACCATCACCATGGACGGCTTCATCCCCTACAGGCTACAGGACCAGCAGCAGCCATGGATGGAGAGGCCAACCACgcccagcagcagcagcagatcaaGGTCAAG GAGGTTGGCGTTGTAGAACCTGAAACTGAACCTCCCGGAagttctctctctctttttctgATTGATGCATGTGTGGGTTCCTTCTCAACCCATGG GTGCCCTCCAGCTCCATGGACGACACCGATGGGCGGGACATTCCCCCACGCCGACGACGACATCATCGAGTCCAACCTCAACCTCGACACACGTCCAACCCTACCATGA
- the LOC120964060 gene encoding uncharacterized protein isoform X1, whose product MVKGPATSSSRSPGVVSGFGRRLQLRWPPQQQRRGTGTSWVGKHHHHGRLHPLQATGPAAAMDGEANHAQQQQQIKVKEVGVVEPETEPPGSSLSLFLIDACVGSFSTHGRCPPAPWTTPMGGTFPHADDDIIESNLNLDTRPTLP is encoded by the exons ATGGTCAAGGGTCCCGCGACAAGCAGCAGCAGGTCACCGGGCGTCGTCTCGGGTTTCGGGCGTCGGCTCCAACTCCGGTGGCCACCT CAGCAGCAGAGGAGAGGTACGGGGACGAGTTGGGTGGGGAAGCACCATCACCATGGACGGCTTCATCCCCTACAGGCTACAGGACCAGCAGCAGCCATGGATGGAGAGGCCAACCACgcccagcagcagcagcagatcaaGGTCAAG GAGGTTGGCGTTGTAGAACCTGAAACTGAACCTCCCGGAagttctctctctctttttctgATTGATGCATGTGTGGGTTCCTTCTCAACCCATGG CAGGTGCCCTCCAGCTCCATGGACGACACCGATGGGCGGGACATTCCCCCACGCCGACGACGACATCATCGAGTCCAACCTCAACCTCGACACACGTCCAACCCTACCATGA
- the LOC120964060 gene encoding uncharacterized protein isoform X2, with protein sequence MVKGPATSSSRSPGVVSGFGRRLQLRWPPQQRRGTGTSWVGKHHHHGRLHPLQATGPAAAMDGEANHAQQQQQIKVKEVGVVEPETEPPGSSLSLFLIDACVGSFSTHGRCPPAPWTTPMGGTFPHADDDIIESNLNLDTRPTLP encoded by the exons ATGGTCAAGGGTCCCGCGACAAGCAGCAGCAGGTCACCGGGCGTCGTCTCGGGTTTCGGGCGTCGGCTCCAACTCCGGTGGCCACCT CAGCAGAGGAGAGGTACGGGGACGAGTTGGGTGGGGAAGCACCATCACCATGGACGGCTTCATCCCCTACAGGCTACAGGACCAGCAGCAGCCATGGATGGAGAGGCCAACCACgcccagcagcagcagcagatcaaGGTCAAG GAGGTTGGCGTTGTAGAACCTGAAACTGAACCTCCCGGAagttctctctctctttttctgATTGATGCATGTGTGGGTTCCTTCTCAACCCATGG CAGGTGCCCTCCAGCTCCATGGACGACACCGATGGGCGGGACATTCCCCCACGCCGACGACGACATCATCGAGTCCAACCTCAACCTCGACACACGTCCAACCCTACCATGA
- the LOC120964060 gene encoding uncharacterized protein isoform X5, with amino-acid sequence MVKGPATSSSRSPGVVSGFGRRLQLRWPPQQQRRGTGTSWVGKHHHHGRLHPLQATGPAAAMDGEANHAQQQQQIKEVGVVEPETEPPGSSLSLFLIDACVGSFSTHGCPPAPWTTPMGGTFPHADDDIIESNLNLDTRPTLP; translated from the exons ATGGTCAAGGGTCCCGCGACAAGCAGCAGCAGGTCACCGGGCGTCGTCTCGGGTTTCGGGCGTCGGCTCCAACTCCGGTGGCCACCT CAGCAGCAGAGGAGAGGTACGGGGACGAGTTGGGTGGGGAAGCACCATCACCATGGACGGCTTCATCCCCTACAGGCTACAGGACCAGCAGCAGCCATGGATGGAGAGGCCAACCACgcccagcagcagcagcagatcaaG GAGGTTGGCGTTGTAGAACCTGAAACTGAACCTCCCGGAagttctctctctctttttctgATTGATGCATGTGTGGGTTCCTTCTCAACCCATGG GTGCCCTCCAGCTCCATGGACGACACCGATGGGCGGGACATTCCCCCACGCCGACGACGACATCATCGAGTCCAACCTCAACCTCGACACACGTCCAACCCTACCATGA